The proteins below are encoded in one region of Picrophilus oshimae DSM 9789:
- the serS gene encoding serine--tRNA ligase, with protein MIDIKLLRLNSEIFYKSCRDRGFDTRILDEFFELDNEWKENLKQLNNIKHDKNSITMEISRRIKAGDDINDLKLKVESLNIDIQRLEGRQNEIDVKRNEILRLIPNLLADDVPRCFGDENNRLVRYYGRARVFSDDVKYFIENSGSGDYEEIDYRPKSHVDLISELNLADIERAGKIAGARFYFLKNRLFKLELALINYAVDFLSQRGYTVLEPPFMINYKSMSGATDIETFKDTLYKIEGDDLYLIATAEHPIASMLQDEILMEDELPIRVSGVSPCFRREAGAHGKDTKGIFRVHQFNKIEQFVFCKPEDSWDFFDELVRNSEDIYKSLKIPYRVVNVCSGELGNLAAKKYDIEAWFPAQGKFREIVSASNDTDYQARSLNIKYRSRDGNRFVHTLNSTAIATERILVAIMENFQDRNGKVIKIPEALIPYTGFSEIGGDDN; from the coding sequence ATATAAAGCTTTTGAGGCTTAACAGCGAAATATTTTATAAATCGTGCAGGGATCGCGGGTTTGATACCAGGATCCTTGATGAGTTCTTTGAGCTTGATAATGAATGGAAGGAAAATTTAAAGCAATTGAACAATATAAAGCACGATAAAAATAGCATAACAATGGAAATATCAAGGAGAATAAAGGCCGGGGATGATATAAATGATTTAAAGTTAAAGGTTGAATCATTGAACATTGATATACAAAGGCTTGAGGGCAGGCAGAATGAAATAGATGTAAAAAGAAACGAGATTTTAAGGTTGATACCAAACCTGCTTGCAGATGATGTGCCGAGATGCTTTGGCGATGAGAACAACAGGCTTGTAAGATATTATGGAAGGGCCAGGGTGTTTTCTGATGATGTAAAATACTTCATTGAAAACAGTGGCTCCGGAGATTACGAGGAGATTGATTACAGGCCAAAAAGCCACGTTGATTTAATATCTGAGCTTAATCTTGCTGATATAGAAAGGGCCGGCAAGATAGCAGGTGCAAGATTCTATTTTCTAAAGAACAGGCTCTTCAAACTTGAGCTTGCATTGATAAATTACGCTGTTGACTTTTTATCGCAGCGTGGCTACACGGTACTTGAGCCACCATTCATGATAAATTACAAATCAATGTCAGGCGCAACCGATATAGAGACCTTTAAGGATACACTTTATAAAATAGAGGGGGACGATCTTTATTTAATAGCAACAGCAGAGCATCCAATTGCATCCATGCTTCAGGATGAGATATTAATGGAGGATGAGCTGCCAATAAGGGTCAGCGGCGTATCACCATGCTTTAGACGTGAGGCGGGTGCACATGGCAAGGATACAAAGGGCATATTCAGGGTGCACCAGTTCAATAAAATAGAGCAGTTTGTATTTTGCAAGCCCGAGGATTCATGGGATTTCTTTGATGAGCTTGTAAGGAATTCAGAGGATATATACAAAAGCCTTAAGATACCATACAGGGTTGTAAACGTATGCTCCGGTGAGCTTGGCAACCTTGCAGCAAAAAAGTATGATATCGAGGCATGGTTTCCGGCACAGGGCAAATTCAGGGAGATTGTTTCCGCATCAAACGATACAGATTACCAGGCAAGATCCCTTAACATAAAATACAGGTCAAGGGATGGCAACAGGTTTGTTCACACATTAAACAGCACGGCGATAGCCACCGAGAGGATACTTGTTGCAATTATGGAAAATTTCCAGGATCGTAATGGAAAGGTAATAAAAATACCAGAGGCCCTTATTCCGTATACTGGTTTTTCCGAGATAGGTGGTGATGACAATTAA
- a CDS encoding mechanosensitive ion channel domain-containing protein — translation MTINRGRNEIIKIIAEIIIGIALTIAVGFIIDYIITAFLPHYISYEKLINEGVRAIIVFVIGFMIASSFIKYIELRIKTTKASLYGIALIVRIVIYVILIAIVLTIFHVSVTGILAGSAIGGVVLGLAVQTIATNLLSGLFVSSTSTLKYGDVLTVNSWVWSVNTTGKIIEVKTLFSKMLTKDGNIISMPNSALLGSSVIVEYKDNDGYYNYPIDITLNADVPLDLVISRALKTIDNTRFYISSKNGSTNTIHVIIRFRDVTEINDMIDNINRIIDRAYWDVKNNMVLFGPYATAISDDYYKILVSLPADVSPGRIIEGAGGLGIELYLVSKNSSTNVYMAKFRSSRGMEFDISDVNTRIDDLYQKLKKENN, via the coding sequence ATGACAATTAATCGCGGAAGAAACGAGATAATAAAGATAATAGCAGAGATAATAATAGGCATTGCATTAACAATAGCAGTTGGCTTTATAATAGATTACATAATAACAGCGTTTTTACCGCATTATATATCATATGAAAAACTTATAAATGAGGGTGTACGCGCAATAATAGTCTTTGTTATAGGCTTCATGATAGCAAGCTCCTTTATAAAATACATAGAATTGAGAATAAAAACAACAAAGGCAAGCCTTTATGGCATAGCACTTATCGTAAGGATAGTAATCTATGTAATATTAATAGCAATAGTTCTTACAATATTCCATGTCAGCGTTACAGGAATACTTGCAGGCAGTGCCATAGGCGGTGTCGTTTTAGGTCTTGCAGTTCAAACCATTGCAACAAACCTTCTTTCAGGGCTTTTTGTATCATCAACCAGCACGCTTAAATACGGTGACGTTTTAACAGTTAATTCATGGGTCTGGAGTGTAAACACAACAGGTAAGATCATCGAGGTGAAAACGCTTTTTTCCAAGATGCTAACAAAGGACGGAAACATCATAAGCATGCCAAACTCAGCCCTTTTAGGAAGCAGTGTCATAGTAGAATACAAGGATAATGATGGTTATTATAACTATCCAATAGATATAACTCTAAACGCAGATGTCCCGCTGGACCTTGTAATATCAAGAGCATTGAAGACAATTGACAATACAAGATTTTATATATCATCAAAGAACGGGTCAACAAACACAATACATGTAATAATAAGGTTCAGGGATGTCACAGAAATAAATGATATGATTGATAATATAAACAGGATTATAGACAGAGCATACTGGGATGTAAAGAACAACATGGTTTTGTTCGGCCCCTATGCAACGGCAATTAGTGATGATTATTACAAAATCCTGGTATCGCTGCCTGCAGATGTATCTCCGGGAAGAATTATAGAAGGTGCAGGTGGCCTTGGCATAGAATTATACCTGGTATCAAAGAACAGTTCAACAAATGTTTACATGGCAAAATTTAGATCATCCAGGGGTATGGAGTTTGATATAAGCGATGTTAATACAAGGATAGATGATCTATATCAGAAGCTAAAAAAGGAGAATAATTAA
- a CDS encoding AAA family ATPase, giving the protein MNRLDKINRVKMYLLNTFVGREDVINGVLAGIISGEPTLLIGPPGTAKTSIIDTLSRLVSAKYFYYLLTKFTEPEELLGPIDINALKNGEYKNITRGKPPDANIIFLDEVFKASSAIRNTLLDIMLNKRIPNGNSMVNLDILGIYSASNEVTNDEEDMALFDRYPIKIFHNYIEKTLMDSLLIKGIEIMERPENVSPLITIDDLKDLQNDVISRLSKFKNDGHELLNRYTDALLQLEENNVVFSDRRKIKILKIAAAFSILMNSNEITGNDIAMAMRYSIDSEEDMPKIDAAIMESKLENKSELVQKATTIIEETRSLISNTEACIQKNSPYKEVVDNLDLLAIYIRKLQELEADLSGDTNPYHQNVLSKIDSTIEYAKNKYEKLKVM; this is encoded by the coding sequence ATGAACAGGCTGGATAAGATAAACCGTGTCAAGATGTATTTATTAAATACATTTGTTGGCAGGGAGGATGTCATAAATGGTGTTCTCGCTGGAATTATATCCGGGGAACCGACGTTATTGATCGGCCCACCAGGAACTGCAAAGACATCAATAATTGATACATTGAGCAGGCTTGTAAGTGCAAAGTATTTTTATTATTTATTAACAAAATTCACTGAACCGGAGGAATTACTTGGGCCAATAGATATAAATGCATTAAAGAATGGTGAGTATAAAAACATAACAAGGGGTAAGCCGCCTGATGCAAACATAATATTTTTGGATGAGGTTTTTAAGGCAAGCTCTGCAATAAGAAACACACTTTTGGACATTATGTTAAATAAAAGAATACCAAATGGCAATTCAATGGTTAATCTCGATATACTCGGAATATATTCGGCAAGCAATGAGGTTACAAATGACGAGGAGGATATGGCACTGTTTGACAGGTATCCAATAAAGATATTTCATAACTATATAGAAAAGACGCTTATGGACTCGCTTTTAATAAAGGGAATAGAGATCATGGAGAGGCCCGAGAATGTATCTCCTTTAATAACAATAGATGATTTAAAGGATTTGCAAAATGATGTTATATCAAGATTGTCAAAATTTAAAAATGATGGTCATGAACTATTAAACAGGTACACGGACGCATTATTACAGCTTGAGGAAAACAATGTGGTTTTCAGTGATAGAAGAAAGATAAAGATATTAAAGATAGCCGCCGCCTTCAGCATATTAATGAATTCAAATGAGATTACAGGTAATGATATAGCCATGGCAATGAGGTACAGTATCGACAGCGAGGAGGATATGCCAAAAATTGATGCAGCAATAATGGAATCAAAACTTGAAAATAAATCAGAACTTGTTCAGAAGGCAACAACGATAATAGAGGAGACAAGGAGCCTGATATCAAATACCGAGGCATGCATACAGAAGAATTCACCTTACAAGGAGGTCGTTGATAATCTGGATCTGCTGGCAATATACATCAGAAAGCTACAGGAGCTTGAGGCGGATCTTTCCGGTGATACAAATCCATATCATCAAAATGTTTTATCCAAGATAGATAGCACAATAGAGTATGCAAAAAATAAATATGAAAAATTAAAAGTGATGTAA
- a CDS encoding vWA domain-containing protein: protein MFNSNITGIDTSSSLYRITRERIPRHIKINNSMEERIKTAAADLYFLYYSNITRLANDNNNDAFLEAAREKMKKYTETPEFKRVKNYSYLNDKVSMIYSISFVKALGDEIKKAESSGRGSMDGKKAQEIIERALKESERIGDRARDVNNLLKGNNPGGKLADKKDGTLDNVLDLTDKIIKVDNSEKIITMATNLIDIMPKFTRVMKNKNNLGELGGYYKTRNILHAIPREVAMPDEIFYSKLASGFTAREKVINSEGSYYILLDKSGSMYEGTKTVWSRSVALALYRLATIKKRKYFLRFFDNKPHEVLTRPYDIINNILTVEANKGTCIECAITTAIDDIKSNRHLDTNTIIIITDGEDHVNKNQLKLMLKKYNIRLISVMINGSNDDLKNISDVYMSAALTREGAINLINVARSL from the coding sequence ATGTTCAACTCAAATATAACAGGAATAGATACGTCAAGCAGCCTTTACAGAATAACAAGGGAAAGAATACCAAGACATATAAAAATTAATAACAGCATGGAAGAAAGGATAAAAACCGCGGCTGCAGATTTATACTTTTTATATTATTCAAATATAACAAGACTGGCAAATGATAATAATAATGATGCTTTTCTTGAGGCCGCAAGGGAAAAGATGAAAAAATACACAGAAACACCAGAATTTAAAAGGGTTAAGAACTATTCATATTTAAATGACAAGGTATCAATGATATACAGCATAAGCTTTGTAAAGGCATTGGGTGATGAAATTAAAAAGGCCGAGAGCTCTGGCAGGGGCTCAATGGATGGTAAAAAGGCCCAGGAGATAATAGAAAGGGCGTTAAAGGAATCTGAAAGAATAGGCGACAGGGCAAGGGATGTGAACAATCTTTTAAAGGGAAACAATCCTGGTGGAAAACTTGCTGATAAAAAGGATGGCACACTTGACAATGTTCTTGATCTTACAGATAAGATAATAAAGGTTGACAATTCAGAGAAGATAATAACAATGGCAACAAATTTAATAGATATAATGCCAAAGTTTACAAGGGTTATGAAGAATAAAAATAACCTTGGAGAGCTTGGTGGGTATTACAAAACAAGGAATATTCTTCATGCAATACCAAGGGAGGTTGCCATGCCAGATGAGATCTTTTATTCAAAGCTGGCCAGCGGATTTACTGCCAGGGAAAAGGTGATAAACAGCGAGGGCTCTTATTATATCCTTTTGGACAAGAGCGGGAGCATGTACGAGGGTACCAAAACGGTCTGGTCAAGATCTGTTGCACTGGCACTTTACAGGCTTGCCACAATAAAAAAGAGGAAGTACTTTCTTAGGTTCTTTGACAACAAGCCGCATGAGGTTCTTACAAGACCATATGATATAATAAATAATATATTAACTGTTGAGGCAAATAAGGGAACATGCATAGAGTGCGCAATCACAACAGCGATAGATGATATAAAATCAAACAGGCACCTTGATACAAATACAATTATAATAATAACCGACGGTGAGGATCATGTTAATAAAAACCAGCTTAAATTAATGTTAAAAAAGTACAATATAAGATTAATAAGCGTTATGATAAACGGAAGTAACGATGATCTAAAAAATATATCAGATGTTTACATGTCCGCTGCCCTGACAAGGGAGGGGGCAATAAATCTTATAAATGTGGCCAGGTCACTTTAA
- a CDS encoding DUF1641 domain-containing protein: MKEELDFSDMMDIVSKISENKDIIYEIFNLISKLRDSGLIDALKTIEGILPDNLDFLVKSVTSKDYLDIIFRAYGTLNSIIYMLAEPNMSEIIKIIGYNSSGIAQSMIDGTSSGQPISIFKLMSMLKDPEISAALNGIFDALKIIGDSVKKLK; the protein is encoded by the coding sequence ATGAAGGAAGAACTTGATTTCTCAGATATGATGGATATTGTATCAAAAATCAGTGAAAATAAGGATATTATATACGAAATCTTTAATTTGATCTCAAAGTTAAGGGATTCAGGGTTAATTGATGCTCTTAAGACCATTGAGGGAATATTACCTGACAACCTTGATTTTCTTGTAAAAAGTGTCACATCAAAGGATTACCTTGATATAATCTTCAGGGCATATGGCACCTTAAATTCAATCATTTACATGCTCGCTGAACCAAACATGTCCGAGATTATAAAAATTATAGGATATAATTCATCAGGCATTGCGCAATCAATGATTGATGGCACATCATCAGGCCAGCCCATATCAATATTTAAACTGATGTCCATGTTAAAGGACCCGGAGATCTCGGCAGCATTAAACGGAATATTTGATGCATTAAAAATTATTGGCGATTCGGTAAAAAAATTAAAGTGA
- a CDS encoding NAD(P)/FAD-dependent oxidoreductase: MFRVVVIGDANAGLIFANKLRMHTNINDVKITLIGNSTKTYFKPDGVLIPFNDIDYHETVRNTDSLIHHGIERIKALATLINPDDHYVKLDNNRIIEYDYLVIATGDRLSTGEIKGYSDSVLHFYDLNNALKLREELKNIKSGNVVIGPASLPFQCPMAPYEFAFELKLFLRKRHLENSVKITVVSPMDGALPFNELSGMIIKRLSDENIDFHGKFQSDSIDREKNILTSKNGESIKFDHLVLIPVHHGQRFLIDSGLANDNGYVDVDKYKLNYKNYDNLFVIGDAANFMLKVGAFGHSQASYLARRIASETSGLTPEDYFDGYLGCSSVVDNHTGLTLSFNYDSKPMAKFSSFMDYYLKYISANVYFSSIIHGVL, encoded by the coding sequence ATGTTTCGGGTTGTGGTAATTGGCGATGCAAACGCCGGGTTAATATTTGCAAATAAATTGAGGATGCATACGAATATAAATGATGTAAAGATAACATTGATAGGTAATTCAACAAAAACGTATTTTAAACCTGATGGTGTTTTAATACCATTTAATGATATAGATTACCACGAAACGGTAAGAAACACGGATTCGTTAATTCACCATGGCATAGAAAGGATAAAGGCACTGGCAACGTTAATAAATCCGGACGACCATTATGTAAAACTCGATAATAACAGGATCATAGAATATGATTATCTGGTCATAGCAACCGGGGATCGTTTATCAACTGGTGAAATAAAGGGTTACAGCGATAGTGTCCTTCATTTCTACGATCTTAACAACGCACTAAAGCTCAGGGAGGAGCTAAAAAACATAAAATCAGGAAACGTGGTCATAGGGCCTGCGAGCCTTCCCTTCCAGTGCCCCATGGCACCATACGAATTTGCCTTTGAATTAAAACTCTTTTTAAGGAAGAGGCATCTTGAAAACAGCGTCAAAATCACGGTTGTATCGCCCATGGACGGTGCACTGCCATTTAATGAACTTTCAGGCATGATAATAAAAAGGCTCTCAGATGAAAACATAGACTTTCATGGCAAATTTCAATCAGACTCGATAGATCGTGAAAAGAATATATTAACATCAAAGAACGGTGAAAGCATAAAGTTTGATCATCTGGTACTTATACCGGTGCACCATGGCCAGAGGTTCTTAATAGATTCCGGACTGGCAAATGATAATGGCTATGTCGACGTTGATAAATACAAATTAAACTACAAGAACTATGATAACCTATTTGTCATAGGCGATGCCGCAAACTTCATGCTGAAGGTTGGTGCCTTTGGGCACTCCCAGGCATCATACCTTGCAAGGCGCATAGCCTCTGAGACCTCTGGCCTAACACCGGAAGATTACTTTGATGGTTATCTTGGCTGCAGCTCTGTCGTCGATAACCATACCGGTCTGACACTTTCATTCAATTATGACTCAAAGCCCATGGCAAAGTTTTCCAGCTTTATGGATTATTATTTAAAATATATATCAGCCAATGTTTATTTTTCATCAATAATACATGGTGTTTTATGA
- a CDS encoding bifunctional phosphoglucose/phosphomannose isomerase yields MAFINEIKSLKDQIKFDKRFDINYDFDNIVISGMGGSGIAGRIFQECYTKKPVFSISDYDIPDFVNDRTLFIAMSYSGNTEETISTVEQAMKRNANIFAVTSGGKLASIVKDYIEIPGGMQPRSALGYMIMPLFNTFLDISDDDKNNAYNTLNNMDQNHDDIRKEAYKIYENSYMPVIYGSAPYSWVAYRWKTQFNENSKILAYSNYFPELNHNDTMALKNTYRKERFVFYVLGSSRPRIKQRINITKEITDTEFNIIDIDSDNYLEKLFYLIHYGDYISYELAMIRNIDPMDVSTIEELKKRLD; encoded by the coding sequence ATGGCTTTTATAAACGAGATTAAATCATTAAAGGATCAGATAAAGTTTGATAAGAGGTTTGATATAAATTACGACTTTGATAATATTGTTATATCAGGCATGGGTGGTTCAGGCATAGCTGGCAGGATATTCCAGGAGTGCTATACAAAAAAACCTGTTTTTTCAATAAGTGATTATGATATACCTGATTTTGTTAATGACAGAACATTATTCATTGCAATGAGCTATTCAGGAAACACAGAGGAGACAATAAGCACGGTTGAACAGGCCATGAAAAGGAATGCAAATATCTTTGCGGTAACATCAGGAGGCAAACTTGCATCCATTGTTAAAGATTATATAGAGATACCAGGAGGTATGCAGCCAAGATCTGCACTTGGATACATGATTATGCCGCTTTTTAACACGTTCCTGGATATAAGCGATGACGATAAAAATAATGCATATAATACACTGAATAACATGGATCAGAACCATGACGATATAAGAAAGGAGGCATATAAAATATATGAGAACAGCTACATGCCTGTCATATACGGCAGCGCCCCATACAGCTGGGTTGCCTACCGCTGGAAGACCCAGTTCAATGAGAATTCAAAGATACTTGCATATTCAAATTACTTTCCAGAGCTGAATCATAACGATACAATGGCATTAAAGAATACATATAGAAAGGAACGCTTTGTCTTTTACGTCCTGGGATCATCAAGACCAAGAATAAAACAGAGAATAAATATAACAAAGGAGATAACAGATACCGAGTTCAATATAATAGATATTGATTCTGATAATTACCTGGAAAAATTGTTTTATTTAATACACTACGGAGATTACATAAGTTATGAGCTTGCAATGATAAGAAACATCGATCCAATGGATGTTTCCACAATAGAGGAATTAAAGAAGAGGCTTGATTAA
- the rqcH gene encoding ribosome rescue protein RqcH, with product MQSKESSLDFYAFINIYKNDIENSYIKKIYQLNETDFIFQIYRSDIKKKELFISLSRGIAFYDAEKPESASLTAMTLRKYASEKRIIKIEQINFDRVLKITLHTGQEIIVELFSKGNIIITENNIISFALDHHIYKSRKIIVGEPYIPPVNFNPLYDEKTFYDILMSSKASIVKTLATRANLGGDLAEEVLYRLNIDKNAMPQDLKNDVNNIYSMLNDILNETKENKGYYYEPEQILSPVRMFHIREEPSRVFDDFNDGIVYQIKNTKPEEKGQSQLEKRIESQRRSIEEFERLREKYMNYGRFLSENLSNLSKIIEMVRSNVKSNNLKDFNYNNIEITNIRPEKKTFEIKMDDDLIRINYTKSAGENLNIIFDTAKDYKNKIEGAKRAIEESMRLYEKEKNRTEVKKRPRYWFETYHWFFSSNNFMVLAGRDAKTNESLIKKHMEENDIYVHADLYGAPSTLIKSEGNTIDERTIREACIFAISFSRAWPAGIGSGTAYWVYPSQVSKTPESGEFISKGSWVIRGKRNYIFDLPLKLKITVIEYKGNKLAMICPVETEVTGSYVVISPGSKKRSSVASEIASILNIDQNEIESILPPGGSEIIEEKNMLN from the coding sequence ATGCAATCAAAGGAATCATCTCTTGATTTCTATGCATTTATTAATATATATAAAAATGATATAGAAAATTCGTATATAAAAAAGATCTATCAGTTAAATGAAACAGACTTCATATTCCAAATTTACAGATCTGATATAAAGAAAAAGGAGCTGTTTATCTCATTATCAAGGGGAATTGCATTCTATGATGCTGAAAAACCTGAATCGGCAAGCTTAACAGCAATGACGCTTAGAAAGTATGCATCAGAGAAGAGGATAATAAAAATAGAGCAGATAAATTTTGACAGGGTTTTAAAGATAACGCTTCACACCGGCCAGGAAATTATAGTGGAACTGTTCTCAAAGGGAAATATAATAATCACAGAGAATAATATAATCAGTTTTGCACTGGATCACCATATATATAAATCAAGAAAGATTATTGTTGGCGAGCCGTACATACCGCCGGTAAATTTTAATCCATTATACGATGAAAAAACATTCTATGACATATTAATGTCCAGCAAAGCCTCAATTGTAAAGACACTGGCAACCAGGGCAAACCTTGGAGGCGATCTTGCAGAGGAGGTTCTCTACAGGCTTAATATAGATAAAAATGCCATGCCGCAGGATTTAAAAAATGATGTAAATAATATATATTCAATGTTAAACGATATTTTAAATGAAACAAAGGAAAACAAGGGTTATTACTATGAACCAGAGCAGATTCTATCGCCTGTTAGAATGTTCCACATAAGGGAGGAACCAAGCAGGGTCTTTGACGATTTTAACGATGGCATAGTTTACCAGATAAAGAACACAAAGCCAGAGGAAAAAGGCCAGAGCCAGCTTGAAAAGAGGATAGAATCACAGAGGCGCAGCATAGAGGAATTTGAAAGGTTAAGGGAAAAGTACATGAACTATGGAAGATTCTTAAGCGAAAATTTATCGAATTTATCAAAAATAATAGAGATGGTAAGATCAAATGTTAAATCAAATAATTTAAAGGATTTTAATTATAATAATATTGAAATAACAAATATCAGACCTGAAAAGAAAACATTTGAAATAAAAATGGATGATGATTTAATCAGGATCAACTATACAAAATCCGCAGGTGAGAACCTAAACATCATCTTTGATACTGCAAAGGATTACAAAAATAAGATAGAGGGCGCAAAAAGGGCCATTGAGGAATCCATGAGGTTATACGAAAAGGAGAAAAACAGAACAGAGGTCAAAAAAAGGCCCAGGTACTGGTTTGAGACATATCACTGGTTCTTCTCATCAAACAACTTTATGGTGCTCGCAGGCCGTGACGCCAAGACGAATGAATCATTAATAAAAAAGCACATGGAAGAAAATGATATATATGTTCATGCCGATCTATACGGCGCACCAAGCACATTAATAAAATCAGAGGGAAACACCATAGATGAACGGACAATAAGGGAGGCATGCATCTTTGCAATATCATTTTCAAGAGCCTGGCCTGCCGGAATAGGATCCGGAACAGCATACTGGGTGTATCCATCACAGGTGAGCAAAACACCAGAATCAGGAGAATTTATATCAAAGGGCTCATGGGTTATACGCGGAAAGCGCAATTACATCTTTGATCTGCCATTAAAATTAAAAATAACTGTAATAGAGTACAAGGGAAACAAACTTGCAATGATATGTCCTGTGGAAACAGAGGTAACTGGCAGTTACGTTGTAATATCGCCGGGCAGCAAAAAAAGGAGCAGTGTAGCGTCCGAGATAGCATCGATACTTAACATAGATCAAAATGAAATAGAATCAATACTACCTCCAGGTGGTTCAGAAATAATAGAGGAAAAAAATATGCTGAATTAA
- a CDS encoding alpha/beta fold hydrolase, which translates to MEVEEKNIEIGGKNVFYLAYERNLQRNFILMSDEKHTAYDWAGIDALRKIGQFGYNVYAIDYPGFGRSEKNDDYNFGSNPEKGSKFIDDFSNALFLYSVNIIAPSVSAGSALKALIDLPKIDSVIIIGGIGVDHILNELSRIEKPVLILWGGNDNTVPIQHGYRYHDLIATSKFVKIDNSGHSPEFEKPDQFFNILKNFIKK; encoded by the coding sequence ATGGAAGTTGAGGAAAAAAATATAGAAATCGGTGGAAAAAATGTGTTTTACCTTGCATATGAGAGGAATTTGCAGAGAAATTTCATACTTATGAGCGATGAGAAGCACACAGCATATGACTGGGCAGGTATAGATGCATTAAGAAAGATTGGCCAGTTTGGATACAACGTTTACGCAATAGACTATCCCGGCTTTGGGAGGTCAGAAAAAAATGATGATTACAACTTTGGCTCAAATCCTGAGAAGGGCTCCAAATTTATAGATGATTTTTCAAATGCACTCTTCCTATACTCGGTAAACATCATTGCACCATCTGTATCTGCTGGCTCGGCACTAAAGGCATTGATTGACCTGCCAAAAATAGATTCTGTAATAATCATAGGCGGTATAGGCGTTGACCATATATTAAACGAGCTCAGCAGGATTGAGAAACCTGTTTTAATTTTATGGGGTGGAAATGATAATACGGTTCCAATACAGCATGGATACAGATACCATGATTTGATAGCCACCTCAAAGTTTGTAAAGATAGATAATTCCGGGCATTCACCGGAGTTTGAAAAACCGGACCAGTTCTTTAACATTTTAAAAAATTTCATAAAAAAATGA
- a CDS encoding sulfite exporter TauE/SafE family protein: protein MEITIIMYILSIISGILVGFSLGLIGGGGSILAVPLLIYFVGLGVENTHLAIGTTALAVGINAFINFYQHLRKKNANLKIGGFFALIGVIGVIIGSLLGLIIKGSSLLFLFSFLMMGIGIYMYISKCRSLPSKDCKELVKETKYSKVSLFSIIVGFASGFFGIGGGFLIVPGLLTSTKIKISAAIGTSLLAVGTFGVVTAANYAIHGEVLFGIAAAYIIGGIGGGYFGTKISTSIPKVTLRKIFSIIIIIVGIYVAVTSYRGF from the coding sequence ATGGAAATTACGATAATAATGTATATATTATCGATCATCTCTGGAATACTGGTTGGCTTCAGCCTTGGTTTAATAGGCGGCGGGGGATCAATACTTGCCGTTCCATTGCTAATATACTTTGTTGGGCTTGGTGTTGAGAACACACATCTTGCAATAGGAACAACGGCTTTGGCTGTTGGAATAAATGCATTTATAAACTTTTACCAGCATCTAAGAAAAAAGAATGCCAATTTAAAAATAGGTGGTTTCTTTGCATTGATCGGTGTTATTGGTGTTATTATAGGATCATTGCTTGGTCTTATAATAAAGGGAAGCAGCCTTTTGTTTTTGTTTTCATTCCTGATGATGGGCATAGGCATATACATGTATATAAGCAAGTGCCGTTCATTACCATCAAAGGACTGCAAGGAGCTTGTAAAGGAAACAAAGTATTCAAAGGTTTCATTATTTTCCATAATAGTGGGCTTTGCCTCGGGTTTCTTTGGCATAGGCGGTGGCTTTCTAATCGTTCCAGGGCTTTTAACCTCAACAAAGATAAAGATCAGTGCCGCAATAGGAACTTCCTTGCTTGCGGTCGGAACCTTTGGCGTTGTAACGGCCGCAAATTACGCAATACATGGTGAGGTTCTCTTTGGAATAGCCGCAGCGTACATAATCGGTGGTATAGGCGGTGGCTATTTTGGAACAAAGATAAGCACGAGCATACCAAAGGTAACATTAAGAAAGATATTTTCAATAATAATAATTATAGTTGGTATATACGTTGCTGTAACCTCATATAGAGGTTTTTAA